Proteins from one Planctomycetia bacterium genomic window:
- a CDS encoding acetolactate decarboxylase, producing the protein MLSTILIFLSAVGMYGQTTPSQQAAVEVHFVGQMRKVMRDGDLTATIDLAQLSKRKHLYALGPIEGLRGEITIWDSKPSLARIVVDRVSTTESFQSKACFLVYASVDSWQEVQIPQEIRDDKSFEKWLVQTASKHGVNTKRPFPFLLKDTAQKVVFHVVNKTDDSPHSQAKHEAIKKKFTLENTSVKLLGFYSDSHHGVFTHHDSNIHLHVITTDEKQSGHVESIQFGKEARLLLPK; encoded by the coding sequence ATGTTGTCAACCATTCTGATCTTTCTATCTGCGGTAGGAATGTATGGGCAAACCACGCCGAGCCAGCAAGCGGCTGTAGAGGTTCATTTCGTCGGCCAGATGCGAAAGGTTATGCGGGATGGTGATCTGACAGCAACTATCGACCTCGCCCAATTGTCCAAACGAAAGCACCTCTATGCACTTGGCCCGATTGAAGGACTTCGTGGGGAAATCACCATCTGGGACAGCAAGCCTTCTCTTGCTCGGATCGTAGTGGACAGAGTGTCAACGACGGAGAGCTTTCAGAGCAAAGCATGCTTCTTGGTCTATGCAAGCGTTGACTCATGGCAGGAAGTGCAAATTCCTCAAGAGATCAGAGACGATAAGTCATTTGAAAAATGGTTGGTACAGACCGCATCGAAACACGGGGTGAACACCAAGCGCCCATTTCCCTTTCTCCTGAAAGATACAGCACAGAAGGTTGTCTTTCACGTCGTTAACAAAACCGACGATAGTCCCCATTCGCAAGCCAAGCATGAGGCGATCAAGAAGAAATTCACCTTAGAAAACACAAGCGTCAAGCTGCTGGGATTTTACTCAGACAGTCATCACGGTGTTTTCACTCATCACGATAGCAACATCCACTTGCATGTGATTACGACCGATGAAAAACAGTCCGGACATGTCGAGTCGATTCAGTTCGGCAAGGAAGCTCGATTGCTTCTGCCGAAGTAG
- a CDS encoding cation transporter, which produces MFKHTILGTLAALFLFTASVRAESKIEVKQLHMCCSGCAEEVENILKKVDGISDVQVTKKTRTATFTAPNSAAAQKAIDALADDGFHGEVSDKAIGFKADSGAKKEKVTSLTVSGFHNTCPGCVKSFRVALKKVSGVESDDCKPNVTTCTVKGNFNAAELVEALNKEGFHVKVK; this is translated from the coding sequence ATGTTCAAGCACACGATTCTGGGAACTTTAGCCGCACTGTTTCTTTTCACGGCATCCGTGAGAGCTGAGTCGAAGATCGAGGTCAAGCAACTGCACATGTGTTGCAGTGGTTGTGCTGAGGAAGTTGAGAACATCCTGAAGAAAGTAGACGGCATATCCGACGTTCAAGTCACCAAGAAGACACGAACTGCAACTTTTACGGCACCAAACTCTGCCGCTGCTCAAAAAGCCATCGATGCACTCGCTGATGATGGATTCCACGGCGAAGTCAGTGACAAGGCTATAGGCTTTAAGGCCGATAGCGGCGCAAAGAAGGAAAAGGTGACCTCTCTCACCGTTTCCGGATTTCACAACACTTGCCCAGGCTGCGTGAAATCTTTCCGAGTGGCACTGAAGAAAGTGAGCGGCGTTGAGAGTGATGACTGCAAGCCGAACGTTACGACTTGCACGGTCAAGGGAAACTTCAATGCAGCCGAACTCGTCGAGGCACTGAACAAGGAAGGCTTCCACGTGAAGGTCAAGTAA
- a CDS encoding class I SAM-dependent methyltransferase, with the protein MNWIHRQICRSGWWRRYVERDLLPWVLQAVELGDKLLEVGPGPGLTTTILADRSNKLTALEIDPKLAQFLRSNANLSGVEVVEGDATAMPFAESSFASVLSFTMMHHIPSASLQDKMLTEAYRVLRPNGTFIGTDSIWSPIFGLAHFGDTMILINPDTFESRLSNAGFTEIEIEKRRKAFRFRARKPAIVVNPV; encoded by the coding sequence ATGAACTGGATTCACCGGCAGATCTGCCGCTCGGGTTGGTGGCGAAGGTACGTTGAGAGGGATTTACTGCCCTGGGTGTTGCAGGCAGTCGAATTGGGCGACAAGCTTCTTGAGGTCGGCCCAGGTCCAGGACTTACTACCACGATTTTAGCAGATCGTTCCAACAAGCTTACCGCCCTAGAGATTGATCCAAAACTTGCTCAATTTTTAAGGTCGAACGCTAATCTTTCAGGAGTTGAGGTCGTCGAAGGAGATGCGACGGCGATGCCTTTCGCCGAAAGCAGTTTTGCTAGCGTGTTATCATTTACAATGATGCACCATATTCCATCAGCAAGTCTTCAAGACAAGATGCTGACGGAAGCCTACAGGGTGCTTCGTCCAAATGGCACTTTCATCGGAACCGATAGCATCTGGTCTCCCATTTTTGGTCTCGCCCATTTTGGCGACACGATGATCCTTATTAACCCCGACACATTTGAATCGAGGTTAAGTAACGCGGGCTTTACCGAGATCGAAATCGAGAAGAGACGCAAGGCATTCAGATTCCGAGCTAGGAAACCTGCAATCGTTGTTAATCCTGTTTAG
- a CDS encoding copper chaperone, whose translation MIRTFGTTLRCESCVAKIKPIFDAEPSVHHWSVDTNAPEKPITVHGENVSSDLVNRLLEKAGYRVTREITTTPPVEPSAEPAEKQSYFPLLLILAYLLGVVGIVEYANGSFNWERSMRHFMSGFFLVFSFFKLLNVTAFADAYMTYDVVAKRLRAYGFIYPFIELGLGIAYLANFNPLVINLVTLVVMGVSSIGVIESLLNKRKIRCACLGTVFNLPMSVVTLVEDALMVLMAAAMLLMGTNHLGY comes from the coding sequence ATGATTCGAACATTCGGAACAACCCTGCGATGTGAAAGCTGTGTGGCGAAGATTAAGCCAATCTTCGATGCTGAGCCTTCCGTTCATCATTGGAGTGTGGACACGAACGCCCCAGAGAAGCCCATCACCGTGCACGGTGAGAATGTATCAAGTGATTTGGTAAACAGGTTGCTTGAAAAAGCAGGTTACAGGGTTACCCGTGAGATCACTACTACTCCACCCGTTGAACCTTCTGCAGAGCCCGCAGAGAAGCAGAGTTACTTTCCGCTGCTGCTTATTCTCGCCTACTTGCTTGGCGTTGTTGGTATTGTTGAGTACGCAAACGGATCATTCAACTGGGAGCGATCCATGCGACACTTCATGTCTGGGTTCTTTCTCGTGTTTTCGTTCTTCAAACTCTTGAACGTCACGGCCTTCGCTGATGCCTACATGACTTATGACGTGGTGGCAAAGCGACTGAGAGCCTACGGGTTCATCTACCCGTTCATCGAACTCGGACTGGGAATTGCCTACCTGGCGAATTTCAATCCGTTGGTAATCAACCTGGTCACCCTGGTTGTGATGGGAGTAAGTTCCATTGGTGTGATCGAGAGCTTACTCAACAAACGCAAGATTCGTTGCGCCTGTCTGGGAACGGTTTTCAATCTTCCGATGTCGGTGGTTACCCTTGTTGAAGATGCTTTGATGGTGCTTATGGCCGCAGCCATGCTCCTCATGGGCACGAATCACTTGGGTTACTAA
- a CDS encoding MerR family DNA-binding protein gives MGSLTTGALAKQAGLGIETVRYYERRGLLPVPARRSSGYRAYPEDAVLRLRFIKRSQELGFTLKEVKELLALWEDPETDRSIVRSKATAKAADIERRIRDLTVVRAKLLELSANCKGKGSTKQCPIMQALSS, from the coding sequence ATGGGATCACTAACTACTGGGGCACTTGCCAAACAGGCAGGACTAGGAATTGAGACTGTTCGTTACTACGAACGGCGAGGACTTCTCCCCGTTCCTGCGAGACGATCCTCAGGATATCGAGCGTACCCGGAAGATGCCGTCTTGCGGTTACGCTTTATCAAGCGAAGCCAAGAGCTCGGATTCACCCTGAAAGAAGTGAAAGAACTTCTTGCCCTCTGGGAAGACCCGGAAACGGACAGATCAATCGTTCGTTCCAAAGCTACAGCAAAGGCTGCTGATATTGAACGTCGCATTCGCGACCTGACAGTAGTCAGAGCAAAGCTTCTTGAGCTAAGTGCAAACTGCAAGGGAAAGGGTTCAACGAAACAATGCCCCATTATGCAAGCTCTAAGCAGCTAA